The DNA window CGCGCCCGTGAAGACGCCGAAGCCGGCCGTGTCCGAGATCCACGCGCGCGGCGTCGTGGTGTCGTCACGTCCTGACGAAGCCGGTCCCCCGAGCTCGAACTCTGCGCCCACGGTGCTGGAGAGGGGAGGCCGTCGCGCCGCGCCCGATGATGGCGGGCTGGAAGCAGGTCGCGGCTCTACCCCCTCCCTGGAGCCTGCGGTATCGCGACCCTCCACGAAGGCGGCCACTTCGCTCGGGGCCGCGTCATCGCTCGAAGGCGCGTCGACCAGACCGTCCACCGCGACGGGCAAGTCACCAAGCGAGCGACGACGCGCATCGCTCCTCTTGCTGCTCGCCGTGGCGCTCGGCGCTGCGTTTGCCGTGTTCCTCCTCTGGTGGAGCCAGCAGACCTCGCGGACCCAGCCCTCGGACGCCGAGGCGTCAGCGACGAGCATGCCCTCCGATCCTCTCGCCCCCAGCGGGACAGGGAGTCCCGGCGCGAAGGAGGTGCCACCAGGAGCCACGGCAGAGACCGCATCACCGAGCGCCTCGTACCTGCCGACGACCCCTTCTGCGAGCGCGTCCACCCCGGGCTCCCACCCCACCGGAGAGCCTTCCACCGGCTCGACGGCAGGAGAGCCAAAACTCTTCGGCAAATGGCCTCCCACACGGGGAACGGCTGCGCCCGAGGCCAGCGCCACCGCGACCTCTGGAGGCGCAGCCGAGGAGACGAGTGGAACGGGCTCCCTCCAGGTGGTGGTGCTGCCCTGGGCCGACGTCAGCGTCGATGGCAAGCCGATGGGCACCACCCCCATTGCGCCCATCCCGCTGTCCCCCGGTCCCCACAGCGTCGTGCTGCGCAACGCCGAGCTCGGCGCGGTGCGGAACCTTTCCGTCGTCATCAAGGCGGGCCAGCCGTCGCTATTGCGCGTCGATCTGCGCCGCACGGAGTCGCCATGAGCCGCCCTCCCCCCTCGGGCTCCATCCGGAGACGAAGTCCGCACCTGATCACGCGCGACGAGCGCGAGACGCATCCCTGGTGTGGCAGCACTGCCGCGTGCGGCGCACGCCCTTGGCGCGGCACGCCCCTCCTCGCCGCGGTGCTCACGTTCACGGCAGCGCTGGGCTCCACGCTGGCACCTCGCGCGGCCTCGGCCCAGGATCTCGCCGGGGTCGTCGCGCGTGCCCGGGAACAGGTCGAGAACGGTGCCTACGCCGACGCCTCGAAGACGCTGGCCTCGCTCCCCGCGACCGGCGTACCGGACGCACTCCGCGTCGAGGCTGCGCTCCTGGAGACCACGGCGGCCCTCGTGCTCGGTGGCGTCACCGCGGCCGAGACGGCCTGCGCCAAGGCCGTGGTGGCCTCGGGGTACGATCCCGAGGTGGCGCGTGACCAGTCGCCGAAGGTGCGGACCGTGTGCAGGACCGCAGCCGAGAAAGAGCGCGCTCAGCGGCTCGGTCGGGAGCAGATCACCGTGTCGGACCTCAAGGTCGACGCGCCCTCCGTGGCGTGGCAGCCCGTGCGGATCTCGGCGACGGCCAACCAGATGCCCGGCTGGCTGCGGGTGGTCGCCCGGGTGACATCGTCGGCACTGGAGGGGTCCTTCGAACTGGCGCTCGCGCCATCGATGGAGGGTCCGCTGCGTGGCACGCTCGACCCTTCCTGGTGCCGGCCCGGCGCGAAGATCACGGTGGAACTCGTCCCTCAGGACCGGCACGGTGACCTCGGCATCGCCGGCCCCCCCACGGCCGCTCCAGCAGGCGGCGCGGGACCCAAGCCAGACGCCACCACGGCGAGCGCCGTCTCGTTCGTCGTTCCGACCGCCGAGGCGATGATCGCCCTCGGCGAGCTTCCCGGCGGCGCGCTCGTCGCCGTCGACAACGCCGCGGTGAAGCCGGCCCCGGGTGGCCGGATCCCCGTCGCGCCGGGGCACCACACCGTCACCCTGGAACTCGCCGACGGAGCCTTTGCCAGTGCCGCGGTGGACGTGTCCCGTGGCGTGGTCGCACGCGTCGCCCTCTCTCCACAGCGCGAGGCGAGGAGCCGCACGCTGGCCTGGATCGCCACGGGGACCGCGGTGGCGCTGGGCTCGGTGGGTGGCGTGCTGATGCTGACCGCCGACGGGCGCCGACGCGACATCGAGGAAGCCTCGGCGCGACGTGAGGCCGGCTCGAACCTGCCCGCCGTGGAGTACGCGCAGCTCCAGGCCATCGACGAAGAGCGAAAGACGCTGACCACGGTCGGGGTGGGCCTTCTTATCGGCGGCGGCGTCGCCGCGGCCGCCGCGGCGACCCTCTGGCTCTGGCCGGAGAGCCGCGGACCACGCGGCGCGCCGGCCTCTGCGACCGTCGGCGCACGCATCTCCCCTTCGGGCGTCACCGTGATCGGGAGCTTCTAGATGGCGGGATCACCCATGTCCTCGCCTGCAGTCGAACGCGAGTGGTGGAAAGGTCCCACCTGGGAGATCCAGATCTTCTATCCAGCACCCGGGGTGCTCTACACACGCGCCGAGGGTCAGGCCGACCTCGAGTGCGCGCAGCACGCGATGCAAGCGTTCGATCGGGTCGCTGCGGCCACGACCGAGAAGGTCGCGGTCTTCCATGACTGGGAAGGCATCACCGCCTACACCGCCGAGGTCCGCTCCACCTACACCAAGTGGTCGAAGGGGCACGTCGAGCGCCTTGCTGGCGTTCACATCCTGATCCGATCGCGCATGGTGGCCATGGCCGTGACCCTGGTCAGTGCGGCGGTGGGCGGGGTGATCACGGCGCACTACGACCGCAATGCCTTCGAGAAGCTGCGCGCCGAGACCATCCTCCGACGACGCCGGGCGAGCGAGAACCCACCGGACGACGGCGGTCCTCCGACGAGCGGTCCCTACTCGATCCGCCGTGGCTGGATGACGAACAACGGGCAGTAGCCGCAGCGCCGCTCGCTGCGCCACGCACGCCGCGCGCTGCCCCTCATGCACACGGCTGGAACCTTCGCCCGCTTCTCGATGCACCGACGTCAGGCCCGAAGCGGCGAGACATGCCTGATTTCCAGGGTGGATCGCGGGGTGGTGGGGCCCCGACGAGCTTTGCTCGGCGGGGCGGCGGGGGCGCGTGCCCCCGCCGTGTGAATCAGCTGTAGCCCTCGGCCTGGAGTGCGAAGAGCTGCGCGTACCTCCCTGCACGCGCGAGAAGCTCGTCGTGCGTCCCTTCCTCCAGCACCTCTCCTCCCTCGATGACGACGATCCGGTCGGCCATGCGCACCGTGGGGAAGCGGTGGGAGATCACGATCGTCGTCCTGCCCTCGGAGAGGGCGCGGAAGCGCTCGAACACCGCGTGCTCCGCCTCCGCGTCGAGCGCCGCCGTGGGCTCGTCGAGGACGAGGATGTCCGCCTCCTCGCGCATGAACGAGCGCGCCAGCGCCACCTTCTGCCACTGCCCCCCGGACAGCTCGACCCCTCCCTTGAACCAGCGCCCGAGCTGCGCGTCCAGCCCCCCCGGGATGATGGCGGCCACCTCGGTCGCCCCGCCCCGCTCCAGGGCGCGCGCGAGGCGCGGCTCGTCGTGCAGGTGTGCGATGCTGCCGAGGCCGACGTTCTCGCGCAGCGGGAACTGGTACTGCGCGAAGTCCTGGAACACCACCCCGATGCGCTCGCGCAGCACCGCCATGTCCCAGGTGCGCAGGTCGCGCCCGTCGAGCAGGATGCGGCCCTCCGTCGGCTCGTAGAGCCGCGTCAGCAGCTTGATGAACGTCGTCTTGCCCGCACCGTTGTGACCGACGAGCGCCAGACTTTGCCCCGCAGGGATGAAGAGGTGAACGTCGTGCAGCGCCCACCGCGTCTGCCCCGGGTACCGGAAGCCTACCCCCTCGAAGCGGATCCCTCGCTCCTCGGACGCCACCGACGCCGACGACGGCATCACGGCTCGCGGCTCCAGCGACGACGCCTCCTGGCCCGGCGTGGCCAGGGGAGATGCCGTCACCCGTTGCTCCGTGGTGGGGATCGCGAGGTACTGAAAGAGGTTCGACATGTACAGGTTGTGCTCGTACATGCCGCCCACGGACGACAGGATCGACTGGAACGCCTGCTGCCCTTGCCGGAACGCTGCGACATAGAGGGTCAGTTCGCCGAGCGTGAGCTTGCCCGTCGCCGCGGTCAGGGCCATCACCGCGTAGCATCCGTAGAACGCTCCCGTGCCGAGCAAGGACAGGCCGAACGCCCAGCCGCCGCGGCGCAGCGCCAGGCGTCGATCCTCCTCGTAGAAGCTCGCTCCGAGCGCGCGATACCGCGTGAGCAGCTCTGGCCCGAGGCCGAGCAGCTTCACCTCCTTGGCGTGGTTGTCGTTGGCGAGCACATGCTCGAGGTAGCTCAGCTTGCGCGACTCCGGAGAGCGCCAGTTCCGCAGCCGGAACGCCGTGTTCGAGAACCGCACCTCGGCCACGGTCGCGGGGATGGCGGCGACGACCAGCACCAGGACGGCCCAGGGGCTGAACCCGATGAGGAGGGCGGCATAGCCGGCCAGCGTGATCAGGTTCTGCAACGTGCCGAAGCTCTCGGTCACGACCGACAGCGGCCGCGACGACGCCTCGCGCCGCGCGCGCGTGAGCTGATCATAGAACTCGGGATCCTCGAAATGGGGCAG is part of the Chondromyces crocatus genome and encodes:
- a CDS encoding ABC transporter ATP-binding protein, whose translation is MLGLSRLRGSFAYTPPTLRLVWKSSRASTLALGALTLVAAVLPLAIAFAGKAIVDAVVARDGAATLRWVLVELGLVAALAANQRGLSLIRQLLGARLAMDINGRILEKALSLELPHFEDPEFYDQLTRARREASSRPLSVVTESFGTLQNLITLAGYAALLIGFSPWAVLVLVVAAIPATVAEVRFSNTAFRLRNWRSPESRKLSYLEHVLANDNHAKEVKLLGLGPELLTRYRALGASFYEEDRRLALRRGGWAFGLSLLGTGAFYGCYAVMALTAATGKLTLGELTLYVAAFRQGQQAFQSILSSVGGMYEHNLYMSNLFQYLAIPTTEQRVTASPLATPGQEASSLEPRAVMPSSASVASEERGIRFEGVGFRYPGQTRWALHDVHLFIPAGQSLALVGHNGAGKTTFIKLLTRLYEPTEGRILLDGRDLRTWDMAVLRERIGVVFQDFAQYQFPLRENVGLGSIAHLHDEPRLARALERGGATEVAAIIPGGLDAQLGRWFKGGVELSGGQWQKVALARSFMREEADILVLDEPTAALDAEAEHAVFERFRALSEGRTTIVISHRFPTVRMADRIVVIEGGEVLEEGTHDELLARAGRYAQLFALQAEGYS